From Microplitis mediator isolate UGA2020A chromosome 11, iyMicMedi2.1, whole genome shotgun sequence, one genomic window encodes:
- the LOC130677656 gene encoding bromodomain-containing protein homolog, producing the protein MNTPQSNKKKSRSRVGHNDSTLGVITEILTPGEATRCVLITPLADEPTRPVKLGINDSIPVVSMDKIDDKKGNNILHERDKEDKAVLSSLPVAIVKELDGYERQIGEAEPLPNSYVRFMERSGEELDGEVEYDLDEEDSAWLALMNERRTSSGLPAMEPDVFELLMDRLEKESYFQQQNSGGGGIAADEDAVCCICMDGECQNSNAILFCDMCNLAVHQDCYGVPYIPEGQWLCRRCLQSPSRAVDCVLCPNRGGAFKQTDRSATWAHVVCALWIPEVRFANTVFLEPIDSIESIPAARWKLICCVCKRRSVGACIQCHKSNCYAAFHVTCAQQAGLCMRMRTVQPANGEPMLVQKTAYCEAHTPADYQPSTNPADARRRAIANKKSSSAPVISIPTIPPERIREIANLAEGLPKKSQLIQRLLAYWTLKRQHRNGVPLLRRLQSSHPHSSRPNPFCGGSSPADSEMRGELYRQLKYWQCLRQDLERARLLCELVRKREKLKKELFKVKEKCLWFELRPLESTLKLLLEAIKSKDTNDVFGQPVNTEEVPDYLDIVTQPMDLSTMESKIDKQEYDSISAFQSDFNLMVSNCLAYNRKDTMFYRAGLKMREQGGSLIEQARKDYPEFDRVVVEKEKEKEREKEKEKEKEKEKEKEKEKEKEKIKEEDIKAKSEVTNKRKRERSNRNRSESESLVNQTEKEVVGVNRRTAVLFTRKAKARANKGAVGVAPGVEEQKKQGDSFKVYRSGGVDSDIGDDGESQSSSCSSCSTSRSTTPVGAEDDETEDQDQDQDQDQDLDQDQDQDERLTKRSKDEEKVDDDRLEALQLVWAKCRGYPWYPALIIDPNTPRGTVHKGVPIPAPPDDVLALAVNYKDPIFLVLFFDTKRTWQWLPGEKLEKLGVTQEVDEAKLIESRKPADRKAVKKAYQEALHYRKQTHTAFNAIPSA; encoded by the exons atgaATACTCCGcaatcgaataaaaaaaaaagccgaAGTAGGGTCGGACATAACGACTCTACTCTTGGAGTAATAACTGAAATTTTGACACCTGGTGAAGCTACGAGATGTGTTTTG ATAACGCCTTTGGCTGACGAGCCGACTAGACCCGTGAAGCTGGGGATAAATGACAGCATTCCGGTTGTGTCAATGGATAAAATAGACGACAAAAAgggtaataatattttacatgaaCGTGACAAGGAGGACAAAGCTGTTTTGAGTTCCTTGCCGGTAGCTATCGTTAAGGAACTTGATGGATATGAAAGGCAGATTGGAGAAGCAGAACCACTGCCTAATTCATATGTTCGATTTATGGAGAGAAGTGGAGAAGAGCTTGATG gTGAAGTGGAGTACGATTTAGATGAAGAAGACTCAGCCTGGCTAGCGTTGATGAACGAGCGCCGTACATCATCAGGCCTGCCAGCAATGGAACCGGATGTCTTTGAGCTGTTGATGGACCGGTTGGAAAAAGAGTCATATTTTCAGCAGCAGAACAGCGGAGGCGGTGGTATCGCCGCGGATGAAGACGCGGTCTGTTGTATTTGCATGGACGGTGAATGTCAGAACAGCAACGCGATTCTCTTCTGCGACATGTGCAATCTCGCAGTGCACCAGGACTGCTACGGTGTCCCGTACATTCCCGAGGGCCAGTGGTTGTGTCGTCGCTGCCTACAGAGTCCTTCGCGCGCTGTCGACTGCGTGCTCTGTCCCAACCGCGGTGGTGCATTTAAGCAGACAGACCGGTCAGCGACTTGGGCCCATGTTGTCTGCGCACTCTGGATCCCCGAAGTGAGATTTGCTAATACAGTATTTCTTGAGCCCATTGACTCGATTGAAAGCATTCCCGCGGCCCGCTGGAAGCTCATTTGCTGCGTGTGCAAACGTCGCAGTGTAGGTGCTTGCATTCAGTGCCACAAGAGCAACTGCTATGCAGCATTTCATGTCACTTGTGCTCAACAAGCTGGCCTGTGCATGCGTATGCGAACAGTTCAGCCAGCTAATGGCGAACCCATGTTAGTACAAAAGACGGCTTACTGCGAAGCTCACACTCCTGCAGATTATCAGCCGTCTACGAACCCAGCAGACGCGAGACGTCGTGCCAttgctaataaaaaaagttcttcAGCACCAGTAATATCAATACCGACTATACCACCCGAAAGAATACGGGAAATAGCAAATTTAGCTGAAGGTTTGCCCAAAAAGAGCCAACTGATCCAACGTTTGTTGGCATACTGGACCCTGAAGAGACAACACCGCAATGGTGTGCCTTTACTACGTCGTCTTCAGAGTTCGCATCCTCATTCTTCGCGACCGAATCCTTTCTGCGGCGGTAGTTCACCTGCGGACAGTGAAATGCGAGGGGAATTATATCGTCAGCTCAAGTACTGGCAGTGTCTGAGACAGGACTTGGAAAGAGCGCGTCTGCTTTGTGAGCTGGTTCGCAAGCgggaaaaattaaagaaagaaTTGTTTAAAGTAAAGGAGAAGTGTCTCTGGTTTGAACTGAGACCGCTGGAAAGTACGCTCAAGTTATTGCTGGAGGCCATCAAGAGCAAGGATACCAATGATGTGTTTGGACAGCCGGTTAATACGGAAGAAGTTCCTGATTATTTGGATATCGTCACCCAGCCGATGGATTTGTCGACGATGGAGAGCAAAATTGACAAACAAGAGTACGACAGCATCAGTGCGTTTCAGAGTGACTTTAATTTGATGGTCAGCAATTGTCTCGCGTACAATCGGAAAGACACGATGTTTTATCGCGCGGGCTTAAAAATGCGTGAGCAGGGAGGCAGTTTGATAGAACAGGCGCGAAAAGATTATCCGGAGTTTGATCGCGTTGTTGtggagaaagagaaagagaaagaaagagaAAAGGAAAAGGAAAAAGAGAAGGAAAAggagaaagaaaaagaaaaagaaaaagagaaggagaaaataaaagaagaagaCATTAAAGCTAAAAGTGAAGTCACGAACAAAAGAAAAAGGGAGAGGAGTAATAGGAATAGGAGTGAGAGTGAATCTTTGGTAAATCAGACGGAGAAAGAAGTCGTGGGAGTCAATAGACGTACTGCGGTTCTGTTTACTCGGAAAGCTAAAGCGCGAGCTAATAAGGGAGCAGTTGGTGTTGCTCCTGGTGTCGAGGAACAGAAGAAACAGGGAGACAGTTTCAAAGTTTACAGATCTGGGGGAGTTGACAGCGACATTGGAGATGACGGAGAGAGTCAGTCATCCAGCTGCAGCAGTTGCTCGACTAGCAGGTCTACGACTCCAGTTGGTGCTGAGGATGATGAGACTGAGGACCAGGACCAGGATCAGGACCAAGACCAAGATCTAGATCAAGACCAAGACCAGGATGAAAGGTTGACTAAGAGGAGTAAAGACGAGGAGAAAGTTGACGACGACCGGCTTGAAGCGCTTCAACTTGTCTGGGCCAAGTGTCGCGGGTATCCCTGGTACCCGGCGCTGATAATTGACCCTAATACTCCAAGAGGAACTGTCCATAAAGGCGTTCCCATTCCCGCGCCTCCTGACGACGTTCTTGCGCTGGCCGTAAATTATAAGGACCCGATATTTCTTGTACTATTTTTTGATACTAAACGTACTtg gCAGTGGTTACCAGGAGAAAAATTAGAGAAACTTGGCGTGACCCAAGAAGTTGATGAAGCGAAATTGATAGAGTCCCGGAAGCCGGCAGACCGGAAGGCGGTAAAAAAAGCCTATCAAGAAGCTCTGCACTATCGTAAGCAGACTCACACCGCATTCAATGCCATCCCATCAGCCTAA